One Fictibacillus halophilus genomic window, GACTGCATCTACAGGGAATCTATCCGCTTAAGACGATTCCTGATGCCGAGAATCTCATGGCCGGGTTAAAAAATGTTCAGAACGTAACCATTATCGGTGGAGGATACATCGGCCTCGAGATGGCTGAAAACGTGCTAAGACTTGGTAAAAAGGTACGTATCATCCAGCGCAGCAACCAGCTTGGAAATATCTTTGATGGTGATTTTGCTCCATTTATTCATGAAGAAGCAGAAAAACACGGGATCGAACTTTGTTTAGAAGAAGAAGTGCTTGGTTTTAAAGGCGACGATCACGTTCAATTCGTAAAAACAGCTAAAAAAGATTATCCAACTGACTTAGTTATCGTTTCCGTTGGTGTTTCTCCAAACACAGACTTTTTAAAAGAAACGGACGTAGCACTCAATGAACAGGGAGTTATCGTTGTAAATGAGATGATGGAAACGAGTGTAGAGGGTGTGTATGCCGCTGGTGATTGCGCGACCCACTATCACCGAGTTAAAAAACTAAATGATCATATTCCATTGGGGACGACAGCTAATAAACAAGGGCGTATCGCCGGATTGAACATGGTAGGTGTGAAGAAACCTTTTAGAGGAATCGTAGGAACGTCTATCATTCAATTTATGGATCTAACACTTGGAAAAACAGGCTTATCGAGTAGAGAAGCAGAAAAGCTGAACATTCCTTTTGCAGAAATCAAGATAACTTCAAAAAGTCATGCTGGTTATTATCCGGATCCAAAGAAGTTAGAAATAAAATTAACGTATCACAAAGAAACAGAAAAGTTATTAGGTGCGCAAATTATCGGTGAAGAAGGCGTTGATAAACGTATCGATGTGCTCGCAACCGCTCTTTATCATGATATGGATGTAGAGGAATTGGCAGATTTAGATCTAGCATACGCTCCTCCCTATAACGGTTCATGGGATCCAATTCAGCAGGCTGCACGAAGACTTGGGAAATAAATTGGGAAATGGGGTCTGACCCCATTTCCCGTTTTATTTCCCACATTAGTGATCGATCTTTAGTGAGAAGTTATATCGCGGAACAGCTCGTTCTACGGCGTTCATAATTTTACGATGCGTAGCTGCTCGTTCTTTTTTGGACATATCATGTGGCACGTTCACATGAATGTGGGCATAATTTCCGTTAACTGTGACCATCTGCGGATTGATTCCAGATGAATCAATAACAGCCTGACGAATCATATCCTGATCATCGGAAAGATCAAATCGAGTGGTGTTCATCGTCCGATAATCATTTGGATTCATGTTCGTGTCATAGCTGTAGTTAGTTCGTGGTTCGTTTTTGGTTAGGTGGTAATTGATAATCCCATGACCAAACAGGTTATCCCGAATATCCCGTTTATCTTCATGAGCGGCAGGCTCAATTTTAGCCCCTTCTTCTTTATAAGACTGCATAGGTGAACATGCTGTTGTTACCAATAGTGTAAAAAGCGGCGCATACAATGCCTTTTTCACTATAAACACCTCCCATATCGTTAGGATTTCCTGTTTAGGAGGTGATTATGTTAAGTTGATGGCCGTTTCTAGGAGGATGATTGTCAAAGGTAGCGATGAATCCACAAATTTGGAGCTTAAATCCAAAAGTTTTAGCCTTCAATCCATAATTTCTTTCGTTCAATCCACAAGTTTTAGCCATTTATCCACGAGTCGACATACCGCGACATTTTTCGACTTCACCTGCATGCTACCTCAGTCCTACCAACATCAAAAAAAGCCCGAGAGCACTTAGCTCCCGGACAATATCGTATCAAACCTTATTTCAACCGACCTTCAAAGCCCTCTGCGCTTGATAGGAGGTTTCTTTTCTTTCCTGGTACTTCATGACAATGGCGGCAGCGCGGTTCATACGACTCGGATGCGCCCACTAGGATTACTGGATCATCGTAAGAAGCAGGTCTGCCATCGATCAAACGCTGTGTGCGGCTCGCAGGTGATCCACAAACCATGCAGATCGCTTGAAGCTTTGTCACATGTTCAGCAAGAGCCATCATTTTTGGAACGGGTCCGAACGGCTCGCCTTTAAAATCTTGGTCTAGTCCTGCCACGATAACGCGCAGTCCTTGATCCGCTAATTCTTGAGCAACTGGGATGATATCTTCATCAAAGAATTGCACTTCGTCGATCGCTACGACTTCGGTTTCAGGCAATACGTTTTTTAAGATCTCCACAGAACGTCCGACCGGTTCAGCCATAACAGCTGTTCCATTATGAGACACAACCGATTCCTCGCTATAGCGGTTATCGATCAGCGGCTTAAACACCTGTACTTTTTGCTTTGCATACGTCGCTCTTCTTACGCGGCGAATAAGTTCTTCTGATTTCCCAGAGAACATGCTGCCGCAGATCAATTCGATCCAGCCATTTTGATTCATCACATACATGGCCTGCTCCCCCTTTCGCAACAATCTTTCCTTTAGTATGTACGAAATGTATGATGTTCTACCATACATAAACGTTCGGTACTGGAGTGCTTGACTCCTTTTAAGGCGTATAAAAAACCCGGTCCATCAAAACAGTTACCGAGTTCTTGTTTTCTATAAAATACAAAAGAAAAAAGGGCAAGAAAGACTCCTGCCCTTTTACTTGCAACAAATTACTTAAGGTTGTATTTCTTCTTAAAGCGGTCAACACGTCCACCAACATCAGAGAACTTCTGACGTCCTGTGTAGAACGGGTGAGTGTCAGAACTAACATCCACTTTGATTACTGGATATTCGTTACCGTCTTCCCACTTCATTGTCTCGCTTGAAGACAAAGTTGATCCTGAAAGGAAGCTAAATCCGCTTTGAGCGTCAACAAAGATAACCTTTTTATAATTCGGATGAATTCCTTGTTTCATTCTAATTCCACTCCTTCTGCCCTGTTTCCTATGCGGAGACAGAGTTATAAACACATAAAAATAGTATAACAGGGACAAAACCCATTTGCAACCATACTTTTTCGTTAGTTTGTTACGGGTTTAGCTCTCTTTGGCGTTCCCTTTTTTTCACTTTCAAACAGCTCGAAAAACTCTTCGTTATTCTCTGTTTTACGCATACGTTTCATGAATTTATCAACGAAATCAAACGAGTCATCCATCGTCTTACGGATCGACCAAAGTGCCTCAAGATGATCTTTTGCGATAAGCATCTCTTCTTTTCTCGTTCCAGAACGGCGAATGTCGATCGCAGGGAAAATACGGCGCTCAGCAAGCTTACGGTCTAAGTGAAGCTCCATGTTTCCTGTTCCTTTGAACTCCTCGTAGATGACATCATCCATACGAGATCCAGTGTCCACTAGAGCCGTTGCTAAAATCGTTAAGCTTCCGCCTTCTTCGATGTTACGAGCCGCACCGAAGAAACGCTTCGGACGGTGGAACGCAGCAGGATCGATACCACCAGAAAGTGTACGGCCGCTTGGCGGAATAACAAGGTTGTATGCACGAGCCAGACGAGTGATGCTATCGAGCAGGATCACAACATCCTTTTTGTGCTCAACAAGTCGCATCGCACGCTCTAAAACAAGCTCTGCCACTTTAATATGGTTTTCTGGTACTTCATCAAACGTTGAACTTACAACGTCTCCTTTTACAGAACGCTCGATATCCGTTACTTCCTCAGGACGCTCATCGATAAGCAAGACAATCAGCTCTACTTGTGGGTTGTTCGTTGTCACACTGTGTGCGATTTCCTTCAGCAAGCTTGTCTTACCCGCTTTTGGAGGAGCGACGATCAGACCACGCTGACCAAAACCAACTGGCGCCATCATGTCGATGATACGCGTTGAAATGTTGTTGCTCGTTGTCTCCATAACCATTTTCTTTTCCGGATAAAGAGCCGTCAGTGCAGGGAAATGCACGCGTTCTTTTGCCGTTTCAGGGTCCTCACCATTGACCGCATTCACTTGTAAAAGTCCATAATAACGTTCGTTTTCCTTTGGAGGACGAACTTTCCCAGATACTTTGTCTCCGTTTCTTAGATCGAATCGACGGATCTGTGAAGCTGAGATGTAGATATCTTGAGAACTTGGTGAATAGTTGATCGGACGCAAGAAGCCGAATCCTTCGTTTGGAATGATCTCCAATACACCTTCCATAAAGGAATAACCATCAAGCTCTGCTTGTGCTTTCAAAATAGAAAACATCAATTCACGCTTTGTTAATTTACCGTAATACTGAATATTATATTGTTTGGCGAGCTCATAAAGCTCTTTTAATTTCTTTGTCTCTAATGTTGCTAAATCTATCCCCATAGTGACACCACGCTTTTCTATTAATAACTATCTTTTATTTTGTTTATGCTTGAAATGGGATTTTTTATGTTGGTTTGGTTTTGGTTTTTTTAATGGAAGGAGTTCCTTTGAAAGTTAAGGGTATTAGTGGGTATGAAGAAAATATTAACCTAATGAATCATACTTCTTATTTTAACCACATATTGAGTCTTTAATCAAGCAACAGAAACTCAGAAGTAAATGACTTCTAACGAGAATTTACAATACATGCTGAGCTTTTGCAACTGAAACTAAGATTAATTCATGTAATTGTAACGGAAAGACCGGACTACTTGTCCGGCCTTCCCTCTCATTTATGGTTTGATCACAAGATCTGGTTTCTTCTTCAAGCTATGTCTTCCATCGATAAATCGTACGGTTCCTGACTTCGCACGCATAACTACGGATTGCGTTGTACCCGTTGATCCGTCAAAACGTACGCCTTTTAAAAGCTCGCCGTCTGTAACGCCTGTTGCAGCAAAGATCGCATCGTCGCCTTTTACAAGGTCGTCCATGTACAAAACACGATTCACGTCGTCGATGCCCATACGTTTGCAGCGTTCTAATTCTTCGTCGTTTTGAGGAAGAAGCTTTCCTTGAAGCTCTCCACCGAGGCATTTTAACGCAACAGCTGCGATTACACCTTCAGGAGCTCCTCCTGAACCGAATAAAATATCAACGCCTGTATCATCGAACGCCGTATTGATCGCTGCTGCTACATCGCCATCAGATATCAGCTTGATACGCGCACCCGCTTCACGAATATCTTGGATGATCTGTTCGTGACGAGGTCGGTCTAGGATTACTGCCACCAAGTCTTCAATGTTTTTATTTTTCGCTTCTGCTACTGCTCGTAAGTTATCAATAACCGGTGCGTTGATGTCGATCTTCCCTACACTTTCACGCCCAACCGCGATCTTGTCCATGTACATGTCTGGTGCGTGAAGAAGGTTTCCGTGGTCTGCGATCGCTAGAACGGCCAAAGCGTTCCACGTTCCCGATGCAACGATGTTCGTTCCTTCTAACGGATCGACTGCAACATCTACGCGAGGACCATAGCCTGTCCCCAGTTTCTCTCCGATATAAAGCATAGGAGCTTCATCCATCTCGCCTTCACCGATCACAACTGTCCCTTTCATCGGAACCGTATCAAAAACGTTACGCATCGCAGTTGTTGCTGCATCATCCGCTTCGTCTTTCTTTCCTCTTCCCATCCAACGTGCTGATGCAAGAGCCGCCGCTTCTGTTACACGAACAAGCTCCATCGATAAACTTCTCTCCATGTGTGTTTCCCTCCCCATACTTTAACCGCTTACATAATTATCCTGAAGAAAAATCACCAGGTGATGGTGATTTCTCGTTTTAACTTATGAATTCTTAAGCTCTTCCATCTCTTCCGCACCTAAGCTCTCACGCCAAACTTTAGCGCCAAGCCCTTTTAACTTGTCTACTAAAGATTCGTAGCCGCGATCGATGTGCTCAAGACCAGAGATCTCTGTAACACCTTCAGCCATCAGACCTGCTACAACAAGCGCTGCTCCAGCACGAAGGTCAGAAGCTTTTACTTTTGCGCCTTCCAGTTTCGCTGGCCCATTTATTATAGCAGAACGTCCTTCTACTTTCACATTCGCTCCCATACGGCGAAGTTCGTCGATATGTTTAAAACGTGCACTGTAGATCGTATCGGTTACAATGCTCGTTCCTTCTGAGCTCGTTAAAAGTGAAGTGAACGGCTGCTGAAGATCCGTCGGAAATCCTGGATAGACGAGCGTTTTGATATCAACGCTCTTCAGTGGATCTTTTCCGCGATACACGAGCACTTGATCATCTTTTGTTTCAATGTAAACGCCCATCTCTCTTAATTTTGCGATGAGAGATTCTAAGTGTAAAGGTATAACATTATCTAGCAAGACTTGCTGACCCATAGATGCTGCTAGAATCATGTAAGTTCCCGCTTCAATGCGGTCCGGAATGATCGAGTGACGGCAGCCATGCATCTCATCGACACCATCGATACGAATAACATCCGTTCCTGCTCCTTTGATCTTGGCACCCATGCTCGTTAAAAGGGTAGCCACATCAATGATCTCAGGTTCTTTTGCCGCGTTTTCAATGATTGTTTGGCCTTTAGCTCTTACTGCTGCTAGCATGATGTTGATGGTCGCCCCAACACTAACAACGTCCAAGTAGATTCGTGCACCAACGAGCTCGTCCGCACGAAGATAGATCGCTCCTTGCTCGTTCGTTACTTTTGCGCCTAACGCTTCAAAGCCCTTGATGTGCTGATCGATCGGACGAGGTCCTAGGTTACAGCCTCCTGGCAATCCGATGACCGCTTTTTTGAAACGGCCAAGCATCGCACCCATCAAATAGTAGGAAGCACGAAGCTTTTTCACTTTTCCGCTCGGCAGCGGCATCGCAATCATTTTTTCAGGGTTAACCGTTAGAGTCTGATTCTCATCCAGGTAAGCTTCCCCTCCGATTTCCTCTAACAGATCACGTAGAATACGAACGTCTGATATGTTAGGCAAACCTTCAATGGTAACGGTAGATTCTGCTAATATCGTTGCGGGGATCAACGCCACCGCACTGTTTTTTGCTCCGCTTATATGGACCGTTCCTTCTAGAGGATAGCCCCCTTCAATCATCAGTTTTTCCATGGTAAACTCCTTTCAGTAAGAGTCACAAAAGTTGTGATTGTGTTACCTTTTTAGATAGTACTATTATTTACCAATATTTTCTTTTCATGTATAAAAATTTGTGTGTTGCTTTGTTGTTTCTTGCGGGCATGTTGATTTCCGCTCCAGGTTGCGCGCTTTCCATGGGGCGAACGGTGAGCCTCCTGCCGCTTCGCGCCATTAGGAGTCTCCACCTGACCGCTCGTCCCATAGGAGTCGGCAACCTTCCGCTACAATCAACTTGCAATGAAGATGCTAAGAACTTTTAATAAGGACACTCTTTTTCTAAAAGATAGTACTTTCAAATCTCGCCTTCTATGACTGTTGATTGGAGTGTAAGATGCGAGACTCCTGTGGGACAGGCGGGCAGTCCTCAAAGTGGAAGTGGCTCGTTCAGCCCCGACAAGCAAAAGGTGAATGGATTTGAAGGCGCACTTTGCCTTCTTAGCCATTTAACTTTTGACCTCGAGGGTCTAGCCACTGCAACTAGACAGGTGAGACACTTAAGAGTGAAACGTCTGAATGTGGCTCACGGCCTGCCCCACGGAAAGCGAGCATCTGAAATGGAAATCAACCACTTCCAAAAGTGTTATTTGCAATTACTTCCTGTTTGCAGCGTCCCAGTCAGCTAGGAATTTCTCGATCCCTTGGTCTGTTAGTGGGTGCTTTACTAGACCTTTGATTACGTTTGGTGGAATTGTTGCAATGTGCGCGCCTCGTAATGCCGCTTCTGTTACGTGAACAGGGTGGCGGATCGATGCTGCGATGATCTCTGTTGGTATCTCATGAATCGCAAAAATTTGTGCCACTTGTGAGATAAGCTCCAAGCCATCTTGACCGATATCATCTAAGCGGCCTAAGAACGGTGAAACATAAGTTGCCCCAGCACGTGCTGCAAGCAATGCTTGGTTTGCATTAAAAATAAGCGTTACGTTTGTTTTAATGTTTTCATCAGAGAACGTTTTCACTGCTTTTAATCCGTCCAGAGTCATTGGAACTTTTACCGTGATGTTTGGTGCGATCTTTGCTAGTTCACGACCTTCTGAAACCATTTCCTCATAAGAAGTTCCGATCACCTCAGCACTAACAGAACCCGGTACAAGGCTTGTGATTTCCTTTAATCTTTCATGAAAATCAACGCCTTTTTCTTTAGCGACTAAAGAAGGGTTCGTCGTTACTCCAGATAAAATGCCCAGGTCATAGGCTTCTTTAATATCATCAATGTTTGCAGTATCAATAAAGAATTTCAAAAATAATCACTCCTGTTTTTTTGAGTATGTCTATCTTTTATATTCTTTTATAACATGTTCGTCTTCATACACGAAGGATTACGCTTACAAAACTTCGCATTACACTTTTGTTATCTATACGTGGATTCTGTTTTTCACTCTTATAGTGTAAATGAAACCGCCTATGATGTATAGGCGGTTTCATGAGAAAGGTTATATTAAGCTTTGTTAGAAGAACCAAACTCACGCATTTTTCCAGCTACAGTAGCTTGGATCGCATCACGAGCTGCAGTTAAATAGCTACGTGGATCATACTTGTCCGGGTTAGATCCGATGTATTCTTTAACAGCTTTGTGAGAAGCAATTTGGTTTTCAGTGTTTACGTTGATTTTAGCAGTTCCTAAAGAAATTGCTTTTTGGATATCTTTTGTTGGGATACCAGTACCACCATGAAGTACAAGAGGTACACCAGTTAGTTCCATAACTTCTTTCATGCGGTCGAATCCTAAGTTAGGCTCACCTTTGTAAGGTCCGTGAACAGATCCTAGTGCAGGCGCGAAGCAGTCAACACCAGTCTCACGAACAAGTTGATCACACTCAGAAGGGATCGCGTAAGCTGCATCAGCATCTTCAACAACTAGATCGTCTTCTTGTCCACCGATACGGCCAAGTTCTGCTTCAACAGAAACACCGTGGAAGTGAGCAAGTTCAACCACTTTTTTAGTAAGAGCGATATTCTCTTCTAACGGGTGGTGAGATCCGTCGATCATTACAGATGTGAAACCTGCATGAATCGCTTCAGCACACTTTTGGTAGCTAGAACCGTGGTCAAGGTGGATCGCTACAGGTACAGTTACTTTGTACTCTTCCATAAGCGCTTCAACCATAGCAACTACAAGCTTGAATCCGCCCATATAACGAGCAGCACCTTCAGAAACACCAAGAATTACTGGAGATTTCTCTTCTTGTGCAGCTTTAAGGATCGCTTGAGTGAACTCAAGGTTGTTCAAGTTAAATTGACCAACTGCATAATTTTCCGCTTTTGCTTTTTCAAGCATTTCTTTCATTGAAACTAAAGGCATAGTAATGTCCTCCTTAGATATTGGCACGAGCAGACCAACTACATTTTGTATAGTATATTTGCTGAAATGTGCATACACAGCAAAAAGAAGCCACTTTAGTTTACCTTTCATGGCGTCTTGCTAAACATTTCATTATGCTCATATTTCATTCTAGTATAGCATACCAATATCGCCTGAAAACCGCAACACATCAACGTTTTCGGGGTGTAACCGCTATCATTGGCGACACGCCTGCATTTCTTAATCTTTTATGAAGATGGCGTGTTTAATGGAAGTTCTTTCCTAACAGCTGCACGGATCTCATCAATATCAAAAGGTTTTGCAAAATGAGTGATTGCTCCCAGCTTCATAGCCTCATGAATCATGTCCAGCTCACCATAAGCTGTCATAATGATCACTTGAATCGTCTCATCATGTTTTTTTACACGACGAAGGATTTCCAAACCATCCATTCCAGGAATCTTCATATCTAAAATGACAAGATCAGGGCGGTCTTTCTCCACAATCGAAAGAGCTTGTACTCCGTTCGCTGCCTGATACGTCTTATAACCTTCTTTTTGAAAGATTTCGTTTAAAAGAATTCTGATGCCATACTGATCGTCTACAATTAAAATTTTCCCGCTCATTATTGCTCACCTCATCTAGAGTTTCTTTACAAAACCAATTTGTCCCTATACCATTCGAGACAGAGGATATCAATTCCTGCTGTTCCCCATGATTTGTATTGTTAAATTAAGTATACTAAATTAATAAATAAAAACACGATGATTTGAAAAATAAGGAGTCCTTTTTCATGTTAAAAATATTTTCAACACAAGTTGCAGGATTACTAAAATCCATTTCGGATAAAGAAGAACAGTCGATTGAAGAAGCTTCACGTTTACTGGCACAGACCGTTTTGTCAGAAGGAACTGTATATTTTAAGGGATTCGACGAAATGGAAGCCGTTGTGAGTGAAGCACTATATGGAGAGAATAAATTCCGCGCCGG contains:
- a CDS encoding FAD-dependent oxidoreductase, with product MKYCIIGGDAAGMSAAMQIVRNEKDADITVLEKGGIYSYGQCGLPYVVGGLIPSTDELIARSIETFREKYGMDARTFHEVKAIDTHSKTVSGLHTKTGKPFEVPYDKLLVATGVSPIIPKQWTGLHLQGIYPLKTIPDAENLMAGLKNVQNVTIIGGGYIGLEMAENVLRLGKKVRIIQRSNQLGNIFDGDFAPFIHEEAEKHGIELCLEEEVLGFKGDDHVQFVKTAKKDYPTDLVIVSVGVSPNTDFLKETDVALNEQGVIVVNEMMETSVEGVYAAGDCATHYHRVKKLNDHIPLGTTANKQGRIAGLNMVGVKKPFRGIVGTSIIQFMDLTLGKTGLSSREAEKLNIPFAEIKITSKSHAGYYPDPKKLEIKLTYHKETEKLLGAQIIGEEGVDKRIDVLATALYHDMDVEELADLDLAYAPPYNGSWDPIQQAARRLGK
- a CDS encoding thymidine kinase — encoded protein: MYVMNQNGWIELICGSMFSGKSEELIRRVRRATYAKQKVQVFKPLIDNRYSEESVVSHNGTAVMAEPVGRSVEILKNVLPETEVVAIDEVQFFDEDIIPVAQELADQGLRVIVAGLDQDFKGEPFGPVPKMMALAEHVTKLQAICMVCGSPASRTQRLIDGRPASYDDPVILVGASESYEPRCRHCHEVPGKKRNLLSSAEGFEGRLK
- a CDS encoding type B 50S ribosomal protein L31, which translates into the protein MKQGIHPNYKKVIFVDAQSGFSFLSGSTLSSSETMKWEDGNEYPVIKVDVSSDTHPFYTGRQKFSDVGGRVDRFKKKYNLK
- the rho gene encoding transcription termination factor Rho produces the protein MGIDLATLETKKLKELYELAKQYNIQYYGKLTKRELMFSILKAQAELDGYSFMEGVLEIIPNEGFGFLRPINYSPSSQDIYISASQIRRFDLRNGDKVSGKVRPPKENERYYGLLQVNAVNGEDPETAKERVHFPALTALYPEKKMVMETTSNNISTRIIDMMAPVGFGQRGLIVAPPKAGKTSLLKEIAHSVTTNNPQVELIVLLIDERPEEVTDIERSVKGDVVSSTFDEVPENHIKVAELVLERAMRLVEHKKDVVILLDSITRLARAYNLVIPPSGRTLSGGIDPAAFHRPKRFFGAARNIEEGGSLTILATALVDTGSRMDDVIYEEFKGTGNMELHLDRKLAERRIFPAIDIRRSGTRKEEMLIAKDHLEALWSIRKTMDDSFDFVDKFMKRMRKTENNEEFFELFESEKKGTPKRAKPVTN
- the glpX gene encoding class II fructose-bisphosphatase, translated to MERSLSMELVRVTEAAALASARWMGRGKKDEADDAATTAMRNVFDTVPMKGTVVIGEGEMDEAPMLYIGEKLGTGYGPRVDVAVDPLEGTNIVASGTWNALAVLAIADHGNLLHAPDMYMDKIAVGRESVGKIDINAPVIDNLRAVAEAKNKNIEDLVAVILDRPRHEQIIQDIREAGARIKLISDGDVAAAINTAFDDTGVDILFGSGGAPEGVIAAVALKCLGGELQGKLLPQNDEELERCKRMGIDDVNRVLYMDDLVKGDDAIFAATGVTDGELLKGVRFDGSTGTTQSVVMRAKSGTVRFIDGRHSLKKKPDLVIKP
- a CDS encoding UDP-N-acetylglucosamine 1-carboxyvinyltransferase, with protein sequence MEKLMIEGGYPLEGTVHISGAKNSAVALIPATILAESTVTIEGLPNISDVRILRDLLEEIGGEAYLDENQTLTVNPEKMIAMPLPSGKVKKLRASYYLMGAMLGRFKKAVIGLPGGCNLGPRPIDQHIKGFEALGAKVTNEQGAIYLRADELVGARIYLDVVSVGATINIMLAAVRAKGQTIIENAAKEPEIIDVATLLTSMGAKIKGAGTDVIRIDGVDEMHGCRHSIIPDRIEAGTYMILAASMGQQVLLDNVIPLHLESLIAKLREMGVYIETKDDQVLVYRGKDPLKSVDIKTLVYPGFPTDLQQPFTSLLTSSEGTSIVTDTIYSARFKHIDELRRMGANVKVEGRSAIINGPAKLEGAKVKASDLRAGAALVVAGLMAEGVTEISGLEHIDRGYESLVDKLKGLGAKVWRESLGAEEMEELKNS
- the fsa gene encoding fructose-6-phosphate aldolase, giving the protein MKFFIDTANIDDIKEAYDLGILSGVTTNPSLVAKEKGVDFHERLKEITSLVPGSVSAEVIGTSYEEMVSEGRELAKIAPNITVKVPMTLDGLKAVKTFSDENIKTNVTLIFNANQALLAARAGATYVSPFLGRLDDIGQDGLELISQVAQIFAIHEIPTEIIAASIRHPVHVTEAALRGAHIATIPPNVIKGLVKHPLTDQGIEKFLADWDAANRK
- the fba gene encoding class II fructose-1,6-bisphosphate aldolase, whose translation is MPLVSMKEMLEKAKAENYAVGQFNLNNLEFTQAILKAAQEEKSPVILGVSEGAARYMGGFKLVVAMVEALMEEYKVTVPVAIHLDHGSSYQKCAEAIHAGFTSVMIDGSHHPLEENIALTKKVVELAHFHGVSVEAELGRIGGQEDDLVVEDADAAYAIPSECDQLVRETGVDCFAPALGSVHGPYKGEPNLGFDRMKEVMELTGVPLVLHGGTGIPTKDIQKAISLGTAKINVNTENQIASHKAVKEYIGSNPDKYDPRSYLTAARDAIQATVAGKMREFGSSNKA
- a CDS encoding response regulator, which produces MMSGKILIVDDQYGIRILLNEIFQKEGYKTYQAANGVQALSIVEKDRPDLVILDMKIPGMDGLEILRRVKKHDETIQVIIMTAYGELDMIHEAMKLGAITHFAKPFDIDEIRAAVRKELPLNTPSS